A stretch of Patagioenas fasciata isolate bPatFas1 chromosome 4, bPatFas1.hap1, whole genome shotgun sequence DNA encodes these proteins:
- the LOC136100906 gene encoding NELL2-interacting cell ontogeny regulator 1-like — protein MLRNTALVLLAVCSGHFKEIITKTKEREIRETPIPKMLAPCLLRRVAVAVPLVVVVALLLTEPVRSDQEAGTAIPAESRPCVDCHAFEFMQRALQDLKKTAYNLDTRTETLLLQVEKRNLCDCVAANLLN, from the exons ATGCTCAGAAATACTGCACTTGTTCTGTTAGCAGTTTGCAGCGGCCATTTCAAAGAGATCATCACAAAGACGAAAGAAAGAGAGATCAG AGAAACACCCATTCCCAAGATGCTGGCACCCTGCCTTCTGAGGAGAGTGGCCGTTGCAGTTCCATTAGTTGTTGTGGTTGCACTGCTGCTCACGGAGCCTGTTAGATCGGATCAAGAAGCGGGAACAGCCATCCCAGCAGAAA GTCGTCCCTGTGTTGATTGCCATGCGTTTGAGTTCATGCAGAGGGCTCTGCAGGATTTGAAGAAGACAGCGTATAATCTAGACACACGG ACAGAAACTTTGCTTCTTCAGGTGGAAAAGAGAAATCTGTGTGACTGTGTAGCTGCAAATCTGCTGAACTGA